The nucleotide sequence AgggtgacgtcagagggtggggattacgccgcgaacgcggcggaaagcctgtgtttcgttcacgttttaggagaaccaacgatctcacagctgctgcggctagattgggccgaataaaagatgtgaaaaaaaaaaaaaactcccaagcatttccctgagggtgaacatggttaagtgtgaatgcacggggtgatgctatgaggggtatttattaattcgcactattatatttattattcacactatggtgcctttatggtgtaatggtttctgggaatcgcaatttgatcacacgggggagtttacgttaactcactggcgattgccaacggattttaactttactcccgagcgaagggggagggggacgcgcgcagcggcgttaaagatataaggcgtgttactgacaccgatatcagcgtcgcgtccgtggcttattcagtagagcgtcgcgctgcggcccgccaagtcctctttcttttaaagatagagagaagactgcggacgccgccgacggcggtggatggtttggggtcgcttataaagtgtattcacacttaaaaaaagtcttactgagcatgctcagttgggaaactgggcccccaacctcagACGTCACTGCgacagcctttcggccttgaaatttagtcggcgttacGCGCGAACGGACGAGAAAGGGCGCAATAGGAGAGACCGAACGGCGAGGGACGGCGAAGCACTGATTTTACcgtctcctacactctctcgcattacatgctctggttgctaggggagaggataACCAtttgcccgcagctgttgctatgagagagggagtgagaggGAAGTGCGAGAGTGGCGCCGTAAACAACGGCAGAAGCGTGACATAACGCGACtgaaaaatgcattcgcatttaaaggGACTCTGAAATTCTTTTTCAagcaaccatggaatgaattcaataAAAAAATGCCTCCACTTCTCTGAAGAAAATCGTGAGGATATACGAATGCATTGCGTGGTGTCCATAACGGTTTTTCCACGTGAGAACCTCTCGCTCGGTGGATTGCGTGTCgaacggttgtgcccccgcgatctccgactaCAGCGCAGTTCTGGCTGACCAACTCACCCTCCGCCACCTCCTGATGCCGTGATGATCTCGCTGAGTGGTACCCCATCttcggtcattttcgaccgtgtcCCCATCCTTCTCTGCCTTATTTTTGCTGCCGAGATTCGACTGGACATTGAAGGCGATGCGAAAATTACCGTAACCTTCGTCGAGTTGGTACAGAATCGATGCAGCACAACCACCTGGAGAACAGATGCGCACCCACTGGACACGTAGCGTCTCGCAAGTGTCTCTCATTGTTtgattttttattgtttgctCACTGATTACCAGCACAAACAAGACGCTGGAAACTGTCGTTGGCTAAATGACACctctagggagcctacatgaacggccgttcatgtaggctccctagacACCTCTCGCTTACAGCGCTGCTGTAAGGGATCGAGTTTAGTGGCTCACACGTACGGCTGGCCCGTAGCGAGGCGTAAAACTCGGTCGGTGTTGGATGTAACTTCCTTTCCACCGTCACGGTACCAGTGCACTGCAGCCGAAGATGTCATAAGAAATGCAATCGCATTTAAAATTATTAACGATCAGCTCGGCATcccagtccccacgtgggagctgcccgcaataGAGTGATCTGTgctttggaggaccaaataaaagtttatccaatccaatccccGAAGGGAAcgctgatggaatgcgaagcagcagcgatgCGCACAGCATTGACTCAGTTCAAATGGTCGTCAACGcgtgtgctggaagaacggtttgaagcaaaacttggtGTTTGTTTGAAACGCGAACATGGGAGGTGGGTAGGGTTTCCTGTAACTTTCTTCTCGGAAAGACtgttcactcgatgtgcgctcgaacgttgcgagtggtggagagagtAAAGTGAGAGAGATGACACACGGCGAGTGGCGACAGGCTAGGTATAGTGATGTCAAGGAACGTGCATGCGCACTGCAAAGGAAGAcgtgagctccccccccccccctaacacgTGTGGCCAGGGGAGCGTAGTTCGGATaaagggacagcgttacacaggctagtcaaagagctacttcgcatataaaaaaattAGTGGCTCACGAATTAAACGCCACAATAATTTCAAGAATTTCGCCAGTACTAGCGAAGTTACGAAgaattgtcgcacgctgcaaacgcaatctctcttctttcgtcccgacgacagctctggaagctaagcagggagaaatACCATGGGCAAAAAAATTACGTCACACGCACCTCGGGACCATGAGcactgctttgtttttttttctgcgaataaGTGGCTTTTTTAGTTTGATCGCCTGcccacgcgtggacaagtcgcggccttccGCGGTGACTACTGTTACGACCAAGGGCGCCATGTTCTAATCACCCAAAGTATAATATATGCCTTCTACGTGTGACGTTTGAGTGTCTTCCCTCATTTGTCGTGAGAaaaagagcaatttttagctgactttgataattcatTGTGAATCTCAGAGcctgtgctgcgctataacatcttgaacgcgtgttctcgggagccccTACTACCTACCGGCAGCTTTTTCTGACCATGCCTTGCTCAAAACGTGCGGCAGGGCACCTTTAAAAGGAAACACTTAAAGGAAGCACTTCGCAATGCAATgagaaataaagaataaagaaaaaagaaaaagaaaggatagaccagaaaagaaagaaattgagaaagGGGGAGcggaataaagaaataaaaaggcggaaataaagaaaagttgGAGGTCTTGCACGCACACGCCAAGCTCCTCTTTTGCCCATTCTCCGGATAGGGCAAGAACTTTTAATGGTTTTTTAGGGCAACGAGAACCCAGTGTAATAGTACATTAACATTGTATATTGCATGCGCATTTACGTACGTGTGAATATCAAACATAAATCCAAATTATCTCTTGGTGCACCCCTGAACATCTTTATTCAATATATTTGCATTCTTTTAGGAATACCACTTTATACCCATACAATGCAGGCATGTCCATGCTGTGCAAAATATCAGTAGAAGGCTTAACAATATAAACTTCATGGGGTTTGTTTCCTAGTTTTAATGAACTAACGCAGTTTTCTTCATGTCATCGCTTCCTATAGAGCTAATGTGGTTGTGAACAAATTGGTGTTCATCTTGCTCATTTGGGTAACCATCGCCACCTTCGAAAATGGCTAGAAAGTGGGGGCACTTTTCTCAGACTTGAATCGAGTAGACAGCCGAAATATAATTCCTACGCAGATGCGCCACCACTTGTAGAACTGGCACTGGTGTAACCGGAGCTACCACCATTGCTGGCACCGGAGCCTTGGGGACGGGTTGAGTAGCCACTGGGTTGGCCGTATACACCGTAGTAGCCATAGCCGGGGTAACCAGAGCCATATCCCCCATCATATCCTCCGTATCCTCCATATCCGCCGTATCCTCCATATCCGCCGTATCCTCCATATCCGCCATATCCACCGTATCCACCGTATCCGCCATATCCACCATACCCGCCATATCCACCGTATCCGCCATATGGATAGCCAAATGGTTCGTAACCTTCGTTAaggaagaaacagagaaaaaaaaagtcacagctttgcagcAAAGGCGAACCAATGAGCATGACAGCAACAAATTCGAAGGTCACGTGAGGAAATACGAGCAGATTAAAACCTTCCccacgtttctcatgcacaaataacgcacgaaacatactcacaggtacatataaacgcgaataagcgttcTCGTTGCTTATTCGCTCTGTtagaaaagcgtgcccttttttTGCAAACGCAGACTGTATACATCTGGTGCAGTGACTTTGTGAGCCTGGTAACTACAACCATAAAGTTTTCTAATATatactagaggaaactctggcgctactgTCTATGGGACACAGATTTATCTAATTCTCATACTTTTGAACTGCTTCTGGATCCAGTCTGCAGTTCATGCATCATAATATACGGAttgataagaaaatgcgtagtgcaatttttttaaaattatttttttcaaaattgaGATGGCCATAGTACGTAGCACTTATATATGCAGGTATGTGGTGGAAGCTAGTAATGTGTAAATATGCCCTTGCGTAACGGAACCGAAAGCGCTGCGTCAAGAATGTGTTACAATTTGTGCCTAGTGTTAGTGTCAAGCGGCACGTAAGATATACAGGGGTAGAAAGTCTCACAAGTAAGCCTCACAATATGGTACATCAATAGAGTCAAAGTGCTAGAGGCCCATGGGCAGTGCGCTGTCCacgctcgtaaaaaaaaaaaaaacagatggtcAAAATCATCCGGAACTCTCAACTACAAGTTCACCCGGATTACTATATTATGGTGTGGCTTGTAATACTATCGTTGTTATGGTACGTAATACACCAGAGTTTATCACACTGTTTTTAGCCATAACAAAAACATACAACAAAGGTCATCATCATTATCCCGACCACGCACACTCCAGGGCGAAAGCcttccgccagtcaactctgtcctgtgcttgctgcaacgactttataccctcaaacttcctaatctcatctgcccacataactttctgtctcccctccgACCCCTTgctttctcttggaatccagttagttacccttaatgaccagtggttatcttgccttcatGCTTCGTGTCTTGCCCATGACCATTTTTCCTATTTATTTCGATTATGCATGACgcccttaacacccgtttgttccctgatacatTCTGCTCAGTGCTTGTTGTTTAGGGTCACACCTATTATTTTATTTCCgatgctcgctgtgtcgtcctcaaccTAAGTTGAACCCTCCTTGTAATActggtttctgcttcgtaggtaagCACCGGTAAGATGCAGCAGTTATATACGTTTTTATGGAGGGACAGTGGCAAACTACCAGTCATGATGTGAGAATGCTTTCCGAATGCGCTCCACTCCACGGCGGTGGTCAATGGTCTCCCCGGTGACCTCTGCTGGTAAAGCACTACCTCACCCGAGAAGGATTGGCAATCCTGGCACAGTATCTGGCGACTAGTTCCCCCATGAATGCACATTAAAGTTGTCTGTCCGTAAACAAGGGTCATTAAATTGCGAAAACGAGTGAAAAGCTAGTCTTACCATAGCCGTAGTTGCTTACTCCTAGACCGGCACGGCCACCGAGGTGTGCTCCTAGGTTCCCTCCGATCGAAAAGGTCCCTCCTGGGAATCCACTAGGACCAACTCTATCGACGCCGGCATACACGTTAGCGCTTATTCCGCCAGTTGCACCCACGTCACTTCCCAGACGACGAGTTCTTGCGGCACTCGTCAGTGCGGCTGTTGACAAAACACAAATGGAACAACAAATTTGAAAATACAGTACAATGAAGAAAACTGGGTGTTATCATGTTAGATACGAAATAATAAATGCACAGggtgtaaaaaacaaaaacttccgtcgtttttttttattacgaggTTATTGGAACGTAAGACATCACAAACTGGATGCTCACCTAGTAATCTTTTACTACATTGTCGAGAGAGTAAGCTATTGCCAGAATAGTTGACCGGTAATATAGGCCATCGCAGGGAACTTTGGGATACAACAGCTTCCGCTTCGACGCACTACGCGGGctagcagcggcacgcgcgcatttttgtacagctccttaaaaaaaaaaaaacacctttccGTGCAATGTCCGTGCTTTAGTAGttggttttttatttttgatatctgtgactgtgacgatgacaagctacgaaagccctGAACCACAAGGAAATTTTTTCATCGCATTAAAATggtctgcaatgcttttatgctgctcaaGGGTGCTGTCAGTTcagctagcagatcagtcgatgcagaaaacagttttcattttatgatacgttactgctgataaaaaataaccattttaaagatctcagcggatagggatgactgtagcagtgtgctcacagttcatttcgggatcgctgcttcggccgacttCGTCAGTCGGTCGGCATGAAGCGCCAAACTTATTGAGGGCATtgagatatatttttttctagccttcagcgcgctataaGAAGTATTTCTTAGTCGAAGTCAGATGCTCATTTAAACGGTATTTTGATCAAGCGGCGCGGCACGGCGGCACagaaacaatacagtcagacgtAGACGGCGCTGAATAATCGAAATCCTGCGCTTTTTTTAACGCACTTGTTCGTTTGGGTGCCATCCTGGCACACAGTTTGACCGAGATAACGCAAATGCACTCGTCCAGTGCTTCGTGTAAatttactcttgagtgaagcttttgcTATTTTGTCATGTATACGAGTACAATGGCCGGCACCCATCTCGTATGACAAGTCGATTTCACCCGCGCCTTCCCATATTGTATTCGCTATGCATTGGCCCGAAAATTTATTTCTTAATataatattcgcagcaaattcatgcgtaagcttttttttagTGCAGAATACACACGTATATGTGATAAATTGGTTTTCAAACACTGTGGCTTCAACTTTCCGTATTCAAAGGCTACGTGTCACTGTGGCTCTCCGCGGCctacgtcattttttttcttcgttctatTGGAATCGTTACACGCCGTTTGTCTTTCACACTCGAGTTGacgcagccaacggctgaacaaccgaccatggtttatcgTGAAGCAGATAAACGGGTGACGACGCTCGCGtatcccgaataatctgaggcttgcggcttGCGGCGATTCGCCGTCGcttactcttctcgaaccggaagccggtagcagacggcACTTCCCGCAattcctcgctcttttactggtcacctattcagTCAATGCGCAGTTTAGTACCGCAATAAGGAATGCAGAAACGTGTTTGATGAGTGAGGCTTGGCATATCAATAATAGCGGTAGCGCACGCGTCAGCCAACGGTATATTACCTTGCTTAAAAACAAAATTCGCAAGTAAAAAGgcagcaactgcaagcaaataggtagtaaaTGCAACGCTCGCCATCTTTCTTGGACTGTTAGAAATCTTATGAATTCTGTTTACCACCTACGTTAATAAACAGCTACTAAACCAGCCACCATTACTAACTATTTTCTACCTGTTTACtgcctacgttagtaaacagtaaGTAACTGGAATGAAACAAGTTGTAACTGAAGCCTTTACTTACTTTCTTGCACGGTTACTGCCATTTTGCTACCCGGCCGTGAACTATCTAATCTAAAATATTAAGTGATACTTATTCTAATGATCTACGTGAGAAATCATCTTGCCGTATCAACTTAAACGAAATAATTACGCGTTAGATATTTATGGATATAACAACAATAattttaaattacgcaaccagATTATGTAAGCGTCATTATTCCATTATGAAAACGGAGAAGTGAGTTAATGGACCATGAGCAAGGGCTGCATGCGTTGTAATAGGCAATTACAACAAACGTATTAAATTAGAGGAAACTGACCTAACAGGTGGACCAGAAATAACGAGACGGTCAATATTAATCCGGAGTCCTTATCTCGtgtctcataataatattgtgatTTTGGCACATAAAACCACAGAAACTATTATTACCCTCTAACCATTCATTTATTTGCGCAGCGAAATCTTCAGCACTGAGATTATGTCAATGCATTCGGAACCTTGTTTCAACCACTATGGATAATGCTTCCTTGCGGCACTATTATAATCCGTTGATGCGAACCATCATTTTTGTAAGTATGGTttattaaaagtcttttccttcATCTTTAAACGTGCATAATCAGGTACTTTGCTATAGTGCCATAGGCTCTAGTTTTTTGTAACTCatcctgaaacacaagtgctACTTGTGCCAGACATGTACTTAAAGTAGAGGCTATATATATAGTGCGAGTCATTGGCTAAGTACCGTATGTAGTGTACATCTCACGGCGAAAGGGAAAATTAGTGGGTCTGTGATATCGATTTAAGTtagggacggctttgtgctctcttatagtagagtactaagtactcaaaattattaaccacttttttctaaacacatgtacTACTgtaaggcccacgggacggctttaagctctcccatagtagagtgcggaatactctaaatcattaaccactttttttaaacacactgtTCGTTCGCGTTTACGGCATACCATGCAAAATTACACAAAATAGTTTACTAAACATTAATTAACCATTATTAACAATGGCGAAATTATGTGGCAAAAGGAGTACGGTAGTAGTACTCTTCTTTTTAAAACCCTCCAAAGTTACTACTTATCACTAGTAACGACAAAGGTGGTAACCGTTGacaccctcgccgttactaactgcacttACTACCAGGGTTCCAACATACGTGACAAACTACTGCTACTCCAAAGTTAGCCATTACTACTACCTATAATTTAAGAGCGTACGttaaaagaaattggcagatgccacgtacataggaaatcgatgatatgcgaggcacgaatgaaaagtgttga is from Rhipicephalus microplus isolate Deutch F79 unplaced genomic scaffold, USDA_Rmic scaffold_269, whole genome shotgun sequence and encodes:
- the LOC119174341 gene encoding uncharacterized protein LOC119174341 produces the protein MKAFIVVCLLSTAALTSAARTRRLGSDVGATGGISANVYAGVDRVGPSGFPGGTFSIGGNLGAHLGGRAGLGVSNYGYGYEPFGYPYGGYGGYGGYGGYGGYGGYGGYGGYGGYGGYGGYGGYGGYGGYDGGYGSGYPGYGYYGVYGQPSGYSTRPQGSGASNGGSSGYTSASSTSGGASA